AAAACCTTTTCAAATTAAAGAAAtgaatattgtggacatgtacaaACAAAGATCCAAATCTGCATGCGCCATTATAGAGACTAGAGAGAAGCCAACCAACCTCCCAGTTTTAACCAGTTCAATCGCATGATCCCAAACGGAAACCCTAATCTCTTTAGGTCCCGTAACCCTAAATTTAGGGCAACTACCAAGAGCAACAGCATGGTGATCAAGAATAGGAGGGACAACTATTGTTCTATTCAAAATTCCGGCCATAAGTATCCCATTCTTGAACTCCGATAGCTGATTGCTGAACCCACTGTGCGGTGCATACCAGAGGAACTTCTCTCCTCCGGTGAGGGTTTGGAATCTGGTGCAATACTGGGTATTATGCAAAACATAGTTGGGGATTTTAGAATGGGAAGAGAAGAggacaaagaaaaagaagatcgAAAAAACAGAGATAAGCAAAAGAAAGAGTGGAGATCCATAAGGAAGAGATGTTTTTTTCTTGTTCCATGATTTGGTAGTGTGTTTGTGGAAATTTAGAATGCTGTTCATGGCTTTTGCGACTTCTAGCTTCAGGCTAAAGAGGTTGTAAGCTGCGTTTCTGAGATTGAAAATGGAAGGAGGTTTCAGAATTTGGGCCATTGGGCCTTGGAAGTTTTCTATGACTTTAGAGGTGTCTTGTTACTTTAAATTTAATCCACTTTGTTTATAGTTTATAAATTTCACCATTAAAAGTGTTTTTTATCAATTCatctaataatatttatttataaaataaaaaatcactttacaaaaaataacatcattataaaatattagatattaaaaaattaattctaataaatACATCATTactaaaaagttttattttgcatcggtaatataataaattattctcACTGATCAGGGAACCGTAATCAAACCTAAGTTCTCTGATAACATTGACTATGCTAGTTTTGGCGCTAGAAAATCAGCACAGCAGCAGCAAAATGGCATACAACTCCAAATTAATATAGACGTTAAAGATTCAAATAATTTCTGACAAGATGCTAAAGACAGCCTACGTAAAGCTACCAACTAAAACAAGCTACTAATACTTtcaggagaaaaaaaaattattaaaatatcccAGAACAAATATGTTATGAACCCAAAACATACTGCACATTTATTGTCTGGTATAAACAGCAAGTCTCAAGCTCATCAGCACTGAGCTACTACACCTACAATCTCATCTCCGCCAGAGCTGCCTTTAAACTGCATGGATGGGACTGCTGCTTGAGTTCATGTTTGAAGAATTGGAGCTTGTATTGGCATGGAAAGCAGATTGTCTGGATGATCCTTCAACCAATTTTAAGGAAAGAGAAGGGCCAGTGTCACCAATAGATTCTCCTAAACTCAGTTTTGACATGCCAACTAGCTCATCAACGTTGATTGGGCTTTTTGAATGTACTGCTGTTGGCTTCACAACCTCATGCGTCTCCTTTTTACTTGGCTCCCCACCATACCCTGACCAAAGTGGAAATGAAAATGGGAAGAATGGTGGGAAATAAGCAGGGTACATAACTGGGTAGAAAGACTGTGAGCTATCTGGCTTTGGATTTGGAGGAACAGCTTCTGCCTCATTGGAGTTGTTAGAATCCATTGATTCACATTCTTCATCCAAAGGAGGAGGAGCGGGTAAAGGATCAGGACTATCAGTTTGTGTTTCAACCTGGAGATCGTTGACAGTCAAGAACTCTTGTGAAGCCATTGGAGTGTCGGCTGGCTGCAAAATAGAATAGGGTCAGAAAGAAACATAGATCAGAGAACTACAAGATAAAGACCAAAAAATAGAGGAAGGGGGGAAGTCCCATAAAGCTCCAAATATCCACAAAACTAACATGAGAAAATATAGAATGAATGTTTATCAATAGAAGACTATAAcagcatataatcatggcattaaaTGCATATAAAAACCTAACTTTCCTATGTGAAAATGTTAAGGTGAATCAGACAAATACCTATACAGGAAAATTAAATCATCTCCATAGCAAAGAACAGCATATTCCTCATGTCCTGTATAAGAACAATAACCATATAGAAATATCTAGGCTAATGTCCAAGGAAACAGAACTTGCTCCTCTATGGTCCACCAAAAATTAACTTGTGAGAAGACTAAAAGGACAACACATAGCTATGGTGAAACATTATGCAATAGTTTTTAAATCAAGTATGAGTGTGTTGGCACATGCATGAGTTTGAATTAGTACAGGAGCGCATCTTCAAAAAGAAGTAAAGGAGGGTGGGGGGAACATGTGGTGCTCACTTCATCAGCCACTATATCAAATAGGCTGGATCGTCGTTTCCTCCTAGAAACATTGCTTTGCCTGATGAAATATTTTTGCGCATGACTGGCCACCTGAGTAGGTGTCCTTGATATAACATAATTGCGTGCAATTCCACGCCAATCACCTTTGCCAAGCTTCTGCAAACCAAGTAGAAACATCCTATGCTCCTCTTCGGTCCATGGAACACCTGCACAAGTTACAATATGTCATTCAAAATAAATAGGTGGATATGCCAATAAAAACAACACGATAACTAAAAAAGCTTTGTAGAATGATTTTCACAACAGATATAGACTTTGGTTCAAACTATTTTCATAAAAGCTTGCTCATTCTTTAATTAGTTAGATTGAAGCTCCATAAACAAAAACTAGACTTATGAGTCATGAATATGATTGATACTCATTTGAAGagaatagaataataaaataagatatCACAAGGTATTTCAAATCTACACTTATTCCACATTCATAAAGTGAACCATCGTTGCCAAGAATGCAATATTCTCAGGTTGTGATACAGGTATGTAGAATGTGACATGCAACTTAATGAAAAATCAGGTATGTAATGGATAGGCTTTGTTGGTAATCCAGTTTGGTTCTTAATATGTGAATTATATTTATGAGGCATAATTCACTGTTGAATTACATTTagcatatatatttattaaaaaataagacaTTGCTTTGATAAAAAGCATTAATTAATATCATAATTTTTCCAACCTGACAAAcacattatttaaaatataaaatttaaaaagtgatttcatttattattttttttatttttattattattattaaaataattttagaaaatgcAACTAATAATTACTAGTGTCTGTATTTCCTAAGAACTCCCACCTTTGTAGTCAATTAATCAAAAGGGGCTTTATTGTATATTACTCCCTCACTCTCACCTAAGCCTACTAAAGAGCCATTTTATCTTTTCTTGTCCATATTGTTTATATTTCTCCTTATTCTTCTtgcttcattttttttcttctcctgAGCATTGTTATTGCTTCTCATCTCTGTTTATCTTTCTTCTCCTCCTTTTCTGttcctttattctttttctctttcattggAACCCCTATTTTGGCAACCTAGATCATGGCACCGAACAAAATTGGGACAAATATCTCACAAATCGGAACGCGGAACTTCGATTATGATACTGGGAGGAATGAGCGAACACTATTATGAACCTAATGCAGATTCATGAATGTAATCAATTGAAGAAAACCTAAGCATTATTAATTTTCAAACCTCTCCATCCAAAAAGTAAGATATGAATTGTGATAATATGCGGCTCACAAACATCTCAGACTCCAAGCCTAGCTAACACAATAAAGCATCACTACTTAAAATACTCTGGTCACTAAAGTTTTTCATGCATATATGTATTCTTCATTGTGCTTTAGTTATATCCATAAATCAGATCAGGACAAGCAAATTCACAATAAAACCAAATCATGAGGCATTTCTAGAATATGCAATTCAAATTACCAGTTCATAGTAACAAATCAGCACGCCATATGAAAGCAAACATACTTGAAATAAAAACTAGTGGaatcaaatacaaaaataaCCCCTCATGCGTCTTATACAAAAATAAGATAGTAAAACTTAGCAGTTCAAAGTCAGTGTTCTTTATCGAGGGAAAGCCATCAAAGAAAGAACCAATGCTGACAAGATTTCTTACTAACTAAGAAAtgaagaataaataaacatgacTAACCTATGAATAATGCAATGTTTGCTACTTTAAGCTAACTTAACCAATTTTTTGGAAAATAACAGCAAAGAATGTATTCCAAGTCTAGGTCTTTATTATCACAAACTAGCTTGGCAACAAAGGGTTATAGACAATACCATAGGTCCTTCTAATTCTAACAATTTGCAAAGGGGTAAACATTTCAACAACCTCCTCCATTTCTCCCCTTTTCTAATGCCAATTGGAACAAGAtcataattaaaagaatttcaaTTTACTAATTTCACTCACTAAATGAAATAAAAGCAAAAGTCAATCAAAGTTCCCACAGAAATCTCTTGTTTTTCTTTAGGATGAGTTCCAACATTCAGAAAAGGGTTAAGTTTTAACATTAAGAAGCGAGTTTGAGTAGTTAAAGATGATTGAAGAAGAGATTTGTCGAAAATTATGTTAGGGAGCTAGTTAAGGTAGTCAATCAAGTAAAAATTTATGGGGAGGCTTAAGATCCAAAGACTAATGAAGGTATACTTGAAAATTTTGAGTTACGAATTGCAGCTATCTATCAATGAAATCATTAGACCTCTACAATCTCAAGAGCAAAGATCCAATCTCAAGTCCAAAAACTCTACTGAAGTTGCATGTCATGCAAAAGAACTGATCTTTTAAGGTGGACTACTCCTTAGTTGATTATGTAGAACTCATGCCACGTTTTACCCCATGACTGAAAGTAATCTAATAGAAGCAAAAATAAGAAATCAATCTAAGCTCTAAAATAAATCTCCCTCACTTTCCTTGTTCTTTCTTACTCCAAGCCCAATATTTACAGCCTCAGAAAGATGCTTTTGTTTACTTGAATCAGGTGCTCTAAATCAGAATCAAGTTCCAAATTAACGACTTTTTTTCAGAGTAACATTTTGTATGCCATTTTCATTCTACTGTTGATAGTCACACGAACATAGCCATATATCCATATATTCTGCATCACATATTCtcttttcaaagaaaaaaaaaatcagacgAAACAATGATCCATTCTAAAATTAATATCTGAGAAGAAACCAGCTAAAGCTCAACTTAGCtagaaaagtaatagaagtatATCCTTCTGACCTTTCTTTCGCTCACGGCTCGAAGAAGAACCAGGAACGAAATCCTCAGAAGCGTAGCCGTCAGCAGTGCCACCGTGGTCGGGTGTCTCTCCTCCTGGTGATCCCGGGTTGTTGGACCCGGAAGCGTGGCTGAGAGACCCAGTGTAATGGCTTAAATTGCCCATACTAGCACTTTTCCTGATCGACCCATCGGTCAATCTCACCCCGAAGAGCTTGACCCCGCGGTTAGGGCAGGTCCGCGAGTTGTGCCCGTTGTGGCTGCAATGCGAGCACCGCCTAGTCATCGCTGATTCGGATCAGATAGGTGGAAATTTTGGTACTATCCGGATCTGAAAAAATCCGAATTTCTTGGCCCGAGAAATGGGCAATGGCGATGCCTTCTCTAGTCCCCCAGCTTTCGCAGgcgagagatagagagagaaagagagacagCAAAAGAGAAACAATATCCTTATATCCAATGTACATAATTTAGGTTATCATTATGGATAAAGGGAATTATCCAATGCATTGCGGAAATCTATCCTTTCTGCACTGCCGTTGATCTGGTCAATGGAAATGAGACTCTGGTTGTCCAAATATTCTACAAGTCCTCCCATTTCCAACGCAATAAATATAGCAATCATTGAATTTTCTTTTACACATTAAATTATTGATAGAAAATAATACTGTTGTTTCtgaattttgttttttcttattaaaatcgTTTTTGGACTatatttatgattaaaattttttattaataattttgaaaataatatttaatattttaattatttaataaatcataataataacaattaatacTATTCCAGAcacagatttaatttaataataaatatatatttaaataaatttaaaagattttaaattttatttttttaatttctattttaaaaaaaataattaataccgataataaaattcatataaaatgtAACAGATAATCGATATATTCATAAttgaattttcattttttcaatgttttatttattaaaaaaataattgttatttataaaagtaatgtttttttcaacttttttaatataattttcatgTTAAAGTGTtttgttaaataaaatgaaagaaaaaaaaaaactaagtattataagcaaaaataaatttattatacacATTAGACATTACTTTTAAGTTATTATActgtaaaatgtttttattatttaaaattttattggttatataaagattaaaaattgataatatgaaatttataattCTGAAAGAGTCTTAACAATTaagatatttaatttcaaatgaaATTACTTATATCAATATTTATAATCCTTTAGttgaaatgaaattttataattttctgctaatgaataattaaataatatccaatagtaaaattaaacagaccccaattttatttaaattgatttcaaactatataaaattaatttaataaattattaatgaaaatcattttatttaaatattttaataaattattattataaataattaagtatacttagtaaatattaaaattatggtGTCTTTCTATTGTTACTTGATTTTACACAAAGTAAAAAGAAATcactttgttaaaaaaatatatgtatatattgatt
The Manihot esculenta cultivar AM560-2 chromosome 1, M.esculenta_v8, whole genome shotgun sequence genome window above contains:
- the LOC110629264 gene encoding transcription factor KUA1; amino-acid sequence: MTRRCSHCSHNGHNSRTCPNRGVKLFGVRLTDGSIRKSASMGNLSHYTGSLSHASGSNNPGSPGGETPDHGGTADGYASEDFVPGSSSSRERKKGVPWTEEEHRMFLLGLQKLGKGDWRGIARNYVISRTPTQVASHAQKYFIRQSNVSRRKRRSSLFDIVADEPADTPMASQEFLTVNDLQVETQTDSPDPLPAPPPLDEECESMDSNNSNEAEAVPPNPKPDSSQSFYPVMYPAYFPPFFPFSFPLWSGYGGEPSKKETHEVVKPTAVHSKSPINVDELVGMSKLSLGESIGDTGPSLSLKLVEGSSRQSAFHANTSSNSSNMNSSSSPIHAV